The Streptomyces phaeolivaceus genome has a window encoding:
- a CDS encoding LysR substrate-binding domain-containing protein, translating to MRPGGSLAADPWVWLPRRISPDYHDAMAAMCRAAGFSPVPAHRARSVTSQIAMVECGLGVTVVPAGAAAARPAVRFRPLRHTTATITLTAMTRSTPGALPEHLTTIATRLTTPPAT from the coding sequence GTGCGCCCCGGCGGGTCCCTCGCCGCCGACCCCTGGGTGTGGCTGCCCCGGCGCATCTCGCCGGACTACCACGACGCGATGGCGGCGATGTGCAGGGCCGCCGGCTTCAGCCCCGTCCCCGCTCACCGGGCGCGTTCGGTGACCTCGCAGATCGCCATGGTGGAGTGCGGCCTGGGTGTCACCGTGGTCCCCGCCGGGGCCGCCGCCGCCCGCCCCGCCGTACGGTTCCGCCCGCTCCGGCACACCACGGCCACCATCACCCTCACCGCCATGACCCGCTCCACCCCCGGCGCCCTCCCCGAACACCTCACCACCATCGCGACCCGCCTGACGACACCACCCGCGACTTGA
- a CDS encoding alpha/beta fold hydrolase, which produces MTPTTDRLARLTLPLTAHGTRVEVSALYRPGTGTPLVFLHGFGATKEDYADVVHQPALADRPVLAYDAPGCGASTRADLDALSVPFLVEVARQVLRARRIDRFHVVGHSMGGLTAPLLADADPARIVSFTDIEGNLAPEDRLLSRQIVTHADDDPDTFLARFAARVGASRHHGSALYASALPHKVRAGAVRGIFASMVDLSDHGALLDRFLALPMPRTFMYGERNTSLSYLPALAEHGVEPAEISPCARFPMYSNAPETWSRITTTVTRAEAVTTT; this is translated from the coding sequence ATGACCCCGACCACCGACCGGCTCGCACGTCTCACCCTCCCGCTCACCGCGCACGGCACCCGCGTCGAGGTGTCCGCCCTGTACCGCCCCGGCACCGGCACCCCGCTGGTCTTCCTGCACGGCTTCGGCGCGACGAAGGAGGACTACGCGGACGTCGTCCACCAGCCGGCCCTCGCCGACCGCCCCGTCCTCGCCTACGACGCCCCCGGCTGCGGCGCCAGCACCCGCGCCGACCTCGACGCCCTCTCCGTCCCCTTCCTCGTCGAGGTCGCCCGGCAGGTGCTGCGGGCCCGGCGGATCGACCGTTTCCATGTCGTGGGCCACTCGATGGGCGGCCTCACCGCGCCGCTCCTCGCGGACGCCGACCCGGCCCGGATCGTGAGCTTCACCGACATCGAGGGCAATCTCGCCCCCGAGGACCGCCTCCTCAGCCGCCAGATCGTCACCCACGCCGACGACGACCCCGACACCTTCCTCGCCCGCTTCGCCGCGCGCGTCGGCGCCTCCCGCCACCACGGGAGCGCCCTGTACGCCTCGGCGCTGCCCCACAAGGTCCGGGCCGGGGCGGTCAGGGGCATCTTCGCGTCCATGGTCGACCTCTCCGACCACGGCGCACTGCTCGACCGCTTCCTCGCCCTCCCGATGCCGAGGACCTTCATGTACGGCGAGCGGAACACCTCCCTCTCCTACCTCCCGGCTCTCGCCGAACACGGCGTCGAACCCGCCGAGATCAGCCCCTGCGCCCGCTTCCCCATGTATTCCAACGCTCCGGAGACGTGGTCCCGCATCACGACCACCGTCACCCGCGCCGAGGCCGTCACCACCACCTGA
- a CDS encoding TetR/AcrR family transcriptional regulator has protein sequence MPEEESILRGGLEAFAELGYDRASARELARRLGVSHNFINDRYGSKAAFWRAVVDSAMGAQLALLPEPDPAADDAENLRRLITGFYRVAADTPLVARLFVDELNQDTERLDYLYENYIGVVVRNMTSSIDGLVAAGRMAPIPMDVLFFAIVPTVSGMLDVPLARRLGRSDPASPERIAATAESLASLVLNGLLGTEAKAPTATP, from the coding sequence GTGCCCGAGGAGGAGAGCATCCTGCGGGGCGGGCTGGAGGCCTTCGCGGAGCTGGGCTACGACCGGGCGTCCGCCCGTGAACTGGCCCGCCGGCTGGGCGTCAGCCACAACTTCATCAACGACCGCTACGGCTCCAAGGCGGCGTTCTGGCGCGCGGTGGTGGACTCCGCGATGGGGGCACAGCTGGCGCTCCTGCCCGAGCCCGACCCCGCGGCCGACGACGCGGAGAACCTGCGGCGCCTCATCACCGGCTTCTACCGGGTCGCCGCGGACACACCCCTCGTCGCCCGGCTCTTCGTCGACGAACTCAACCAGGACACCGAGCGGTTGGACTACCTCTACGAGAACTACATCGGGGTCGTCGTACGGAACATGACGTCCAGCATCGACGGCCTGGTCGCCGCCGGACGCATGGCGCCCATCCCGATGGACGTGCTCTTCTTCGCCATCGTCCCGACCGTCTCCGGCATGCTCGACGTCCCCCTCGCCCGCCGCCTCGGCCGCTCCGACCCCGCCTCGCCGGAACGCATCGCCGCCACGGCGGAGTCCCTCGCCTCCCTCGTCCTCAACGGCCTCCTCGGCACGGAGGCGAAGGCTCCGACCGCGACACCCTGA
- a CDS encoding RraA family protein has protein sequence MVVRRDAPGQPHPGVGGEGPAGAHIATTAVERADDRSVIVVDNQGRTDVSCWGGILSLGAARRGVRGVVADGVCRDVEEAREPAFPVFARGSVPATARGRPQQRSTGEPVTVAGLTVEQLREGRSTLDLYDFTSPGR, from the coding sequence GTGGTAGTCCGGCGAGATGCGCCGGGGCAGCCACACCCAGGGGTCGGCGGCGAGGGACCCGCCGGGGCGCACATCGCCACCACCGCCGTCGAGCGCGCGGACGACCGCAGTGTGATCGTCGTCGACAACCAGGGGCGTACGGACGTGTCCTGCTGGGGCGGCATCCTCAGCCTTGGCGCCGCCCGGCGCGGGGTGCGCGGGGTCGTCGCGGACGGGGTGTGCCGCGATGTCGAGGAGGCCCGTGAGCCGGCCTTCCCCGTCTTCGCCCGAGGCTCGGTGCCCGCCACGGCACGGGGGCGGCCGCAACAGCGCTCCACCGGTGAGCCGGTCACCGTCGCCGGGCTCACGGTCGAACAGTTGAGGGAAGGCCGCAGCACCCTGGACCTGTACGACTTCACCTCGCCGGGACGGTGA
- a CDS encoding PaaX family transcriptional regulator: MEDYDILDTRDGDTRDGDTPDGPQPRPQSLMLAFFGNHVLEEGDRDLCVYSGSIIDVLGRVGVGEQAVRSTLTRMVNRGLLRRQREGRRMYFGLTPQATRVLGDGRTRIWKQGAVNDDWDGTWTLLGFSLPDSWKRRRHDLRSRLTWSGFGALYSGLWIAPGNVDIAGAVAELGLTDHVKVFHARADVATDIELMIRDTWDLESVAARYVTFDKRWTAHLGADSGDDPIGTRLRLVSEWLWTIRTDPRLPARHLPPAWPARPAEDTFHHVADRTAEPARLLARDLLDTVPTRPDTD; the protein is encoded by the coding sequence GTGGAGGACTACGACATCCTGGACACCCGGGACGGCGACACCCGGGACGGGGACACCCCGGACGGCCCGCAGCCGCGCCCGCAGTCGCTCATGCTCGCCTTCTTCGGCAACCATGTGCTGGAGGAGGGCGACCGTGACCTGTGCGTGTACTCGGGCAGCATCATCGACGTCCTGGGCCGGGTCGGGGTCGGGGAACAGGCCGTACGCTCCACGCTGACCCGGATGGTCAACCGGGGCCTGCTGCGGCGCCAACGGGAGGGCCGCAGGATGTACTTCGGCCTCACCCCACAGGCGACGCGCGTCCTGGGGGACGGCCGTACCCGTATCTGGAAGCAGGGTGCCGTCAACGACGACTGGGACGGCACCTGGACCCTTCTCGGCTTCTCCCTCCCCGACTCGTGGAAGCGCCGGCGCCACGACCTGCGTTCGCGGCTGACCTGGTCCGGGTTCGGGGCGCTGTACAGCGGGCTGTGGATCGCGCCGGGGAACGTCGACATCGCCGGGGCCGTCGCGGAGTTGGGGCTCACCGACCATGTCAAGGTCTTCCACGCCCGCGCGGACGTCGCCACCGACATCGAGCTGATGATCCGCGACACCTGGGACCTGGAGTCCGTCGCGGCCCGCTATGTCACCTTCGACAAGCGCTGGACGGCCCACCTCGGCGCCGACTCCGGTGACGACCCGATCGGCACGCGGCTGCGGCTGGTCAGCGAGTGGCTCTGGACCATCCGCACCGACCCCCGCCTCCCCGCCCGCCACCTCCCCCCGGCCTGGCCGGCCCGCCCCGCCGAGGACACCTTCCACCACGTCGCCGACCGCACCGCGGAACCGGCCCGCCTGCTGGCCCGGGACCTGCTGGACACGGTGCCGACGCGGCCGGACACGGACTAG